One genomic region from Streptomyces sp. NBC_01304 encodes:
- a CDS encoding MFS transporter, which translates to MTKRASHGLLPQPGPQRVLALAQLSNSVGDGAYYVTSALYFTHVVGLSPARIGLGLTLAWAVGSVVGVPLGRLADRRGPRGTAVLLALATSAAVASFLVVRDFVPFLVAATVYASAQSGLAAARQALLAGLVGKEERTGALAHLQVTLNAGLAVGAALGGYALSAGSKRAYLAVFAVDAVSFVLCALVLLRLPAVAPAGPAQGAKLEVLRDRPYAVVSLVNTVLLLRMPLLSLGLPLWITERTDAPEWLVSALFILNTGAVMLFQVPMAKSVTGLPTASRAVLKSGVIMLATCVVFALSGNGGPVVAGTILIAGSVLLVIAEMWQSAGSWQIGFDLAPAGRIGEYQGFFGTGVTIARTLGPLVLTALLVGWGFGGWLLLGGVFLVASYAMGPVVRWAEGTRAGAGVKGSGAKGEAEPGEGVDPLLGSVD; encoded by the coding sequence ATGACCAAACGAGCGTCGCACGGCCTGCTGCCGCAGCCCGGTCCGCAGCGGGTGCTCGCCCTGGCCCAGTTGAGCAACTCCGTCGGTGACGGGGCGTATTACGTCACCTCGGCGCTCTACTTCACCCATGTCGTAGGGCTCTCCCCGGCCCGGATCGGGCTCGGCCTGACGCTGGCCTGGGCGGTGGGGTCGGTGGTGGGGGTGCCGCTGGGGCGGCTTGCCGACCGGCGGGGGCCGCGGGGGACCGCGGTGCTGCTGGCCCTGGCGACGAGTGCGGCGGTCGCTTCCTTCCTGGTCGTACGGGACTTCGTGCCGTTCCTCGTCGCCGCGACCGTGTACGCCAGTGCGCAGTCGGGGCTCGCGGCCGCGCGGCAGGCGCTGCTCGCCGGCCTTGTGGGCAAGGAGGAGCGGACCGGGGCGCTGGCCCATCTGCAGGTGACCCTCAACGCGGGCCTCGCCGTCGGTGCCGCGCTCGGTGGGTACGCACTGAGCGCCGGGAGCAAGCGGGCCTATCTCGCGGTGTTCGCGGTGGACGCCGTCAGCTTCGTCCTGTGCGCGCTCGTACTGCTGCGGCTGCCCGCGGTGGCGCCCGCCGGGCCCGCGCAGGGCGCGAAACTGGAGGTCCTCAGGGACCGGCCGTACGCCGTCGTCTCGCTGGTCAACACCGTGCTGCTGCTGCGGATGCCGCTGCTCAGCCTGGGCCTGCCGCTGTGGATCACGGAACGTACGGACGCACCCGAGTGGCTGGTCTCCGCCCTCTTCATCCTCAACACCGGTGCCGTGATGCTCTTCCAGGTCCCCATGGCCAAGAGCGTCACCGGCCTGCCCACGGCCTCCCGAGCCGTGCTGAAATCCGGCGTGATCATGCTGGCGACCTGCGTGGTCTTCGCCCTGTCCGGGAACGGCGGGCCGGTCGTGGCCGGCACGATTCTGATCGCCGGGTCGGTGCTCCTCGTGATCGCCGAGATGTGGCAGTCCGCGGGCTCCTGGCAGATCGGCTTCGACCTCGCCCCGGCCGGGCGGATCGGCGAGTACCAGGGCTTCTTCGGCACCGGTGTCACCATCGCCCGCACCCTCGGCCCGCTGGTGCTCACGGCGCTCCTGGTCGGCTGGGGCTTCGGCGGGTGGCTGCTGCTCGGCGGGGTGTTCCTGGTGGCGTCGTACGCGATGGGGCCCGTGGTCCGCTGGGCCGAAGGCACCCGTGCGGGGGCGGGCGTAAAGGGTTCCGGCGCGAAGGGCGAGGCCGAGCCCGGCGAGGGCGTCGATCCCTTGCTCGGTTCGGTCGACTGA
- a CDS encoding immunity 49 family protein has product MIHDDTPATPGAPDPDLPMLTAVQAARLRALAAPHLGEGGASLHNLALLCRQEPEDRWPAFVEDHFTRLRQASRGGESAEELLRGTHARLLPTDAISGQLADHLRYARQIADGLVFAYALDGPTSVRILTDADVARTEIEELGAAAYRNLMSVPVKHDEVPVEGRALLHSLYGDSPFVASKALFLSEAARQVTGEPLPDAGALVVVPTRHLLAYHPIVDGSVVDAVNDLAAYGFGAYQDGPGELSPRVYWWHKGALTSLTVIDDDTRSFSVQPPPDLLALMKGLVGLDRAGRLASRTVAEAPDVAQLARTTGDFIARIAEDPAALAEAFASAVTLAHAHCATDPKADRVETWDAWATAVQLGSALFSGAQPQTCYLGEDIEAQLPLVPAAPPADARAWLDAFYLAVVCRQQGRADRLCEVPLDVLRQDDSVDAYVFHWIDALQTFWLRRRPLDDVVEKLVATIEASEPAGLTHAPKDFVNLIDYQPVALFHRLITRDHDAFNEALATALDHYGDYWGDSAAPRGRVALGLLAMTSLAYAWDFPVNPNWPCLPTYLVDGSRIETMPG; this is encoded by the coding sequence GTGATCCACGACGACACCCCTGCCACGCCGGGCGCCCCGGACCCGGACCTGCCGATGCTGACCGCCGTCCAGGCCGCACGTCTGCGGGCACTCGCCGCCCCCCATCTCGGCGAGGGCGGCGCCTCCCTGCACAACCTGGCGCTGCTGTGCCGCCAGGAACCGGAGGACCGCTGGCCCGCCTTCGTCGAGGACCACTTCACGCGCCTGCGGCAGGCGAGCCGGGGCGGGGAGAGCGCCGAGGAACTGCTGCGCGGCACGCATGCGCGGCTGCTCCCCACCGACGCGATATCCGGGCAACTGGCCGACCACCTGCGCTATGCGCGCCAGATCGCCGACGGTCTGGTCTTCGCGTACGCCCTGGACGGGCCGACCAGCGTACGGATCCTCACCGACGCCGACGTGGCGCGCACCGAGATCGAGGAGCTGGGTGCGGCGGCGTACCGGAATCTGATGAGCGTGCCCGTCAAGCACGACGAAGTGCCCGTGGAGGGGCGGGCGTTGCTGCACTCGCTGTACGGCGACTCCCCGTTCGTCGCGAGCAAGGCGCTCTTCCTGTCCGAGGCGGCCCGGCAGGTCACCGGCGAACCGCTGCCCGACGCGGGCGCCCTCGTCGTCGTGCCGACCCGGCACCTGCTCGCGTACCACCCGATCGTCGACGGCTCCGTGGTCGACGCCGTCAACGACCTGGCCGCGTACGGCTTCGGCGCCTACCAGGACGGGCCCGGCGAGCTGTCCCCGAGGGTCTATTGGTGGCACAAGGGCGCGCTGACCTCGCTCACGGTCATCGACGACGACACCCGCAGCTTCTCCGTGCAGCCGCCGCCGGACCTGCTCGCCCTGATGAAGGGCCTGGTCGGCCTCGACCGCGCCGGCCGGCTCGCCAGCCGTACGGTCGCCGAGGCCCCCGACGTCGCCCAACTCGCGCGCACCACGGGCGACTTCATCGCCCGGATCGCCGAGGACCCGGCCGCGCTCGCCGAGGCCTTCGCCTCCGCCGTCACCCTCGCCCACGCCCACTGCGCCACCGACCCGAAGGCCGACCGGGTCGAGACCTGGGACGCGTGGGCCACCGCCGTACAGCTCGGCTCCGCGCTGTTCAGCGGCGCCCAGCCCCAGACGTGTTACCTGGGCGAGGACATCGAAGCCCAGCTGCCCCTCGTCCCGGCCGCGCCGCCCGCGGACGCCCGTGCCTGGCTCGACGCGTTCTACCTCGCGGTCGTGTGCCGGCAGCAGGGCCGGGCCGACCGGCTGTGCGAGGTGCCGCTCGACGTGCTGCGGCAGGACGACTCCGTCGACGCGTACGTCTTCCACTGGATCGACGCCCTGCAGACCTTCTGGCTGCGCCGGCGCCCGCTCGACGACGTCGTGGAGAAGCTGGTCGCCACCATCGAGGCGTCCGAACCCGCGGGCCTGACCCACGCGCCCAAGGACTTCGTGAACCTGATCGACTACCAGCCGGTGGCCCTCTTCCACCGCCTGATCACCCGCGACCACGACGCCTTCAACGAGGCGCTTGCCACGGCGCTCGATCACTACGGCGACTACTGGGGCGATTCGGCCGCACCCCGCGGCCGGGTGGCGCTCGGGCTGCTGGCGATGACGAGCCTGGCGTACGCCTGGGATTTCCCCGTCAACCCGAACTGGCCCTGCCTGCCCACGTATCTGGTCGACGGCTCACGGATCGAGACGATGCCCGGCTGA
- a CDS encoding LysR substrate-binding domain-containing protein, producing the protein MTGSEDSPAFRLGYVPGVTPSKWVRIWNERRPDVPLTLLQVSAEEAPGLLRGGEADAAFVRLPIDRTDLSAIPLYAETTVVVVPKDHVVAAVEEVTAEDLADEIVLHPLDDTLDWERPPGLPALERPATTEDAIELVAAGIGLLAVPQSLARLHHRKDLTYRTLTDAPESRVALSWPEEKTTDLVEDFIGIVRGRTVNSSRGRTPTPPQPKKDKAKAQDKGGARQKPGAGRTGTGKPAGKGSRGGSGGGAKGGGPKGGAKRGKPRR; encoded by the coding sequence GTGACTGGCTCGGAAGATTCCCCTGCGTTCCGGCTCGGCTATGTCCCGGGAGTGACACCCAGCAAGTGGGTGCGGATCTGGAACGAGCGGCGGCCCGACGTCCCCCTGACCCTGCTGCAGGTGTCGGCCGAGGAGGCGCCCGGCCTGCTGCGGGGCGGCGAGGCCGACGCCGCCTTCGTCCGGCTGCCGATCGACCGTACGGACCTCAGCGCGATCCCGCTGTACGCCGAGACGACCGTGGTCGTGGTCCCCAAGGATCACGTGGTGGCGGCGGTCGAGGAGGTCACCGCCGAGGACCTGGCCGACGAGATCGTGCTGCATCCCCTCGACGACACGCTGGACTGGGAGCGGCCGCCGGGGCTGCCCGCGCTGGAGCGCCCGGCCACGACCGAGGACGCGATCGAGCTGGTGGCGGCGGGGATCGGGCTGCTCGCCGTGCCGCAGTCGCTGGCCCGGCTGCATCACCGCAAGGACCTCACGTACCGGACGCTGACCGACGCACCCGAGTCGCGGGTGGCGCTGTCGTGGCCCGAGGAGAAGACCACCGATCTGGTGGAGGACTTCATCGGCATCGTCCGCGGCCGTACGGTCAACAGCTCGCGCGGCCGTACGCCCACGCCGCCACAGCCGAAGAAGGACAAGGCCAAGGCGCAGGACAAGGGCGGCGCCCGGCAGAAGCCCGGGGCCGGGCGAACCGGGACGGGCAAGCCGGCCGGCAAGGGGTCGCGCGGCGGTTCCGGCGGCGGGGCCAAGGGTGGCGGCCCCAAGGGCGGGGCCAAGCGCGGCAAGCCCCGCAGGTGA
- a CDS encoding TIGR01777 family oxidoreductase codes for MKYVIPGGTGQVGTALRRALTAAGHEVVVLTRRPTRAHEIAWDGETLGPWAAAIDGSDIVINLAGRSVSCRYTPDNLQAMMYSRVDSARVVGEAIAAAAQPPRVWLQMSTATIYEHRFDGPNDEADGVIGGAEAGVPDYWAFSVEIAKAWERAQEQAATPHTRKVALRAAMVMTPDRGGVFDVLLRMARLGLGGPVAGGRQYVSWIHERDFVRAVEFLVDRADMTGPVNLAAPAPLPQRAFMRELRGAWGVPLGLPATKWMAEIGAFVLRSDTELLLKSRRVVPGRLLDAGFTFEHGEWRGAAADLVRQVRAGLGSTARATHTSHTVAR; via the coding sequence ATGAAGTACGTGATTCCCGGCGGCACCGGCCAGGTCGGCACCGCCCTGCGCCGCGCCCTGACCGCGGCCGGGCACGAGGTCGTCGTGCTGACCCGGCGGCCCACCCGGGCCCATGAGATCGCCTGGGACGGCGAGACGCTGGGCCCGTGGGCCGCCGCGATCGACGGCAGCGACATCGTGATCAACCTGGCCGGGCGCAGCGTCAGTTGCCGCTACACCCCGGACAACCTGCAGGCCATGATGTACTCGCGGGTCGACTCCGCCCGGGTCGTGGGCGAGGCGATCGCGGCGGCCGCGCAGCCGCCGCGGGTGTGGCTGCAGATGAGCACGGCCACGATTTACGAGCACCGCTTCGATGGGCCGAACGACGAGGCCGACGGCGTCATCGGGGGCGCGGAGGCAGGCGTCCCGGACTACTGGGCGTTCAGCGTGGAGATCGCCAAGGCCTGGGAACGGGCCCAGGAGCAGGCCGCCACCCCGCACACCCGCAAGGTCGCGCTGCGCGCCGCGATGGTGATGACCCCCGACCGCGGCGGCGTCTTCGACGTGCTGCTGCGCATGGCCCGGCTCGGACTCGGCGGGCCCGTCGCGGGCGGCCGGCAGTACGTGTCCTGGATCCACGAGCGGGACTTCGTACGCGCCGTGGAGTTCTTGGTGGACCGGGCCGACATGACGGGTCCGGTGAACCTGGCCGCCCCCGCTCCGTTGCCGCAGCGCGCCTTCATGCGGGAGCTGCGGGGCGCGTGGGGCGTCCCGCTGGGGCTGCCCGCGACCAAGTGGATGGCCGAGATCGGCGCGTTCGTCCTGCGCTCGGACACCGAGCTGCTGCTCAAGAGCCGTCGGGTCGTGCCCGGCCGGCTGCTCGATGCGGGCTTCACGTTCGAGCACGGCGAATGGCGGGGTGCGGCCGCGGACTTGGTGCGGCAGGTACGGGCCGGGCTGGGGTCGACGGCCCGCGCAACGCACACCTCGCATACGGTGGCGCGATGA
- a CDS encoding maleylpyruvate isomerase N-terminal domain-containing protein, translating to MELFSRSWSALRTAVADLPDEDFGRPSGCTGWLVRDLVCHLVIDAQDVLITLATPATTEPTRDAVTYWSVSAAPPTGEDPLDALTVRLAAAYQETWLLKFHLDDIGSAAGRAAQLADPALRVSTQDEVLTAGDYLGAYVLEWTLHHLDLTAHLPDAPPPPAEGLARSREMLETIARAAFPASFSDKDALLIGTGRRAPTDAESEALGELAAKLPLVLG from the coding sequence GTGGAACTCTTCTCGCGCTCCTGGTCGGCCTTGCGCACGGCGGTCGCCGACCTCCCGGACGAGGACTTCGGGCGCCCGTCCGGCTGTACCGGCTGGCTCGTACGCGACCTGGTGTGCCATCTCGTCATCGACGCCCAGGACGTCCTGATCACCCTCGCGACCCCCGCCACCACCGAACCGACCCGCGACGCGGTGACCTACTGGAGCGTCTCCGCAGCGCCGCCGACCGGCGAGGACCCGCTCGACGCCCTGACCGTCCGCCTCGCGGCCGCGTACCAGGAGACCTGGCTGCTCAAGTTCCACCTCGACGACATCGGCTCCGCCGCCGGCCGCGCCGCCCAACTCGCCGACCCCGCACTGCGGGTGAGCACCCAGGACGAGGTCCTCACCGCGGGCGACTACCTCGGCGCGTACGTACTGGAGTGGACGCTGCACCACCTCGACCTGACCGCCCACCTCCCGGACGCGCCACCGCCGCCCGCCGAGGGACTCGCCCGATCCCGCGAGATGCTGGAGACGATCGCCCGGGCCGCGTTCCCGGCGTCGTTCTCCGACAAGGACGCGCTCCTGATCGGCACCGGACGGCGCGCCCCGACCGACGCGGAGTCGGAGGCTCTGGGTGAACTGGCCGCGAAACTCCCGCTCGTCCTCGGCTGA
- a CDS encoding MFS transporter has translation MPASLPVSASARRTAPTRDLRRLRIILTVFFALDGFIFAGWVVRIPAIKDQTGASSSTLGLALLGVSVGAVITMTLTGRLCRRFGSHPVTVACGVLLSLSVALPPLTHSATALAAVLLVFGSAYGGINVAFNSAAVDLVAALRRPIMPSFHAAFSLGGMVGAGVGGLIAGSLSPTRHLLGLTVIGLLVTAVAGRALLRLAPPATPTGRPTTGKAPHRLDSRTRRLVMVFGFIALCTAFGEGALADWGALHLEQDLNAHPGIAAAGYSCFALAMTLGRLSGTTLLERLGQTPILVAGGTTAAAGMLLGALAPTVWLALIGFAITGLGLANIFPVAVERAGHLAGPSGVATASTLGYGGMLLGPPAIGFMADWLTLPIALTSVAALAGLAALIGHTTRQRASAGSTVVALEN, from the coding sequence ATGCCTGCCTCGCTTCCCGTGTCCGCGTCTGCGCGAAGGACCGCACCGACCCGTGACCTGCGGCGACTGCGTATCATCCTGACGGTCTTCTTCGCCCTGGACGGGTTCATCTTCGCCGGATGGGTCGTGCGCATCCCCGCGATCAAGGATCAGACGGGCGCCTCGTCCAGCACCCTTGGTCTCGCGCTGCTCGGCGTCTCCGTCGGCGCCGTCATCACAATGACGCTCACCGGACGGCTGTGCCGCCGTTTCGGCAGCCACCCCGTCACCGTCGCCTGTGGAGTACTGCTCTCACTGAGCGTCGCCCTACCGCCTCTCACCCACTCGGCGACGGCACTGGCCGCGGTGCTGTTGGTATTCGGCTCAGCCTACGGAGGCATAAATGTTGCCTTCAACAGCGCCGCCGTGGACCTTGTGGCTGCCCTGCGCCGCCCGATCATGCCCAGCTTCCACGCCGCGTTCAGCCTGGGCGGCATGGTCGGCGCCGGAGTCGGCGGGCTGATCGCCGGCTCCCTGTCCCCCACCCGTCACCTGCTCGGCCTCACCGTGATCGGCCTGCTCGTCACCGCCGTTGCCGGACGCGCCCTGCTGCGCCTCGCACCCCCAGCAACTCCAACTGGCCGACCCACCACAGGGAAGGCCCCGCACCGCCTCGATTCCCGCACCCGCCGACTGGTGATGGTCTTCGGCTTCATCGCCCTGTGCACCGCATTCGGCGAAGGAGCACTCGCCGACTGGGGCGCCCTCCACCTCGAACAAGACCTCAACGCCCACCCAGGCATCGCAGCCGCCGGCTACTCCTGCTTCGCCCTCGCCATGACCCTCGGCCGCCTCAGCGGAACCACCCTGCTCGAACGACTGGGCCAGACCCCGATCCTCGTCGCGGGCGGCACAACGGCCGCCGCCGGCATGCTCCTCGGCGCCCTCGCCCCCACCGTCTGGCTCGCCCTCATCGGCTTCGCCATCACAGGCCTCGGACTCGCCAACATCTTCCCCGTAGCCGTCGAACGCGCCGGCCACCTGGCCGGCCCCAGCGGCGTCGCCACCGCCTCCACCCTCGGCTACGGCGGCATGCTCCTCGGACCACCCGCCATCGGATTCATGGCCGACTGGCTCACCCTCCCCATCGCCCTCACCAGCGTCGCAGCCCTCGCCGGCCTCGCCGCACTCATCGGCCACACGACGCGGCAACGCGCGAGCGCGGGGTCGACGGTGGTCGCTCTCGAGAATTGA
- a CDS encoding immunity 53 family protein — protein MNSTEHSFDWLQRWYTEQCDGDWEHSWGIKIGPLDNPGWTVAIDLEKTSLEDRDYSAESVRRSETDWIFTRVQERRFEASCGPGNLTEVLTMFRLWAEGAKADSGEGAMRAGQSAPCSPLGASPGLCTGGKTLQGGHDVFP, from the coding sequence ATGAACAGCACCGAGCACTCCTTCGACTGGCTCCAGCGGTGGTACACCGAACAGTGCGACGGTGATTGGGAGCACTCGTGGGGCATCAAGATCGGACCACTCGACAACCCTGGGTGGACGGTTGCTATCGATCTTGAGAAAACCTCGCTGGAGGACAGGGACTACTCGGCAGAGAGCGTTCGGCGCAGCGAAACTGACTGGATCTTCACCCGCGTCCAGGAACGACGCTTTGAAGCCTCGTGCGGCCCGGGCAACCTCACTGAGGTGCTCACGATGTTCCGCCTATGGGCTGAAGGCGCAAAGGCGGACAGCGGCGAAGGGGCGATGCGCGCAGGTCAGAGCGCTCCTTGTTCCCCCTTGGGTGCCTCGCCGGGCCTATGTACTGGAGGCAAGACGCTCCAGGGTGGGCATGATGTCTTTCCATGA
- a CDS encoding toxin-antitoxin system HicB family antitoxin, translating to MTVMTLRIPDDLDPSIRAGAEAAGLSLNAYIVRAARRQAVLDGAQRLAALGLGDDLAGEGDTL from the coding sequence ATGACCGTGATGACGCTGCGCATCCCCGATGACCTAGATCCCTCGATCCGCGCGGGCGCCGAGGCGGCCGGCCTCTCGCTCAACGCCTACATCGTGCGCGCCGCCCGCCGACAGGCGGTACTCGACGGCGCGCAGCGCCTCGCCGCGCTCGGCCTCGGTGACGACCTGGCAGGCGAGGGCGACACCCTATGA
- a CDS encoding serine/threonine-protein kinase, with protein MVAAEGRLIGGRYRLEGRLGAGGMGTVWAGHDVLVDRQVAVKEAFAGEEPSRVERILREARAAARVRHPAVVTVHDVVIEDGRPWIVMERVHGESLATLLDRETALAERDAARIALPVAEALAAAHAGGVLHRDVKPGNVLLGSDGRVVLTDFGIAYIAGEETLTRAGEFVGSLAYAAPERMGGRRPGPASDLWSLGVLLFQMVEGWSPFQRVSMEATVAAVVTAEPPSVLRAVELGPLIAELLAKEPEQRPTPERVAAVLREVAGPEGVSGAAREQRAGRAEAPTVERRRLPARRLWLAAAAIAVALALVPVGIAALKDEPGSPTHGGSSGRSPRPSVSSDPGPTATPPAAQNAGKGYVRVQEKSFAVDVPKGWSRHARNADGQFRFTKGDYELIVVPGRDRAADTAGDPMTYQRESEPELAPFRDSTWATSSGMRSAKIGDTERADGQFTWATDTGSQVFVSNSAVLIGGRYHLLLVIGPEEARETVTRTQKKAMESYTPAK; from the coding sequence GTGGTCGCTGCTGAGGGCCGGTTGATCGGCGGACGCTACCGGCTGGAGGGGCGGCTCGGCGCGGGCGGCATGGGCACGGTGTGGGCGGGACACGATGTCCTCGTCGACCGGCAGGTCGCCGTGAAGGAGGCATTCGCCGGCGAGGAGCCCTCTCGCGTCGAGCGGATCCTGCGGGAGGCGCGCGCTGCCGCACGGGTGCGGCACCCGGCGGTCGTGACGGTGCACGACGTGGTGATCGAGGACGGTCGTCCCTGGATCGTCATGGAGCGGGTGCATGGTGAATCCCTCGCGACGCTGCTGGACCGGGAGACCGCCCTCGCCGAGCGCGACGCGGCTCGTATCGCCCTCCCGGTGGCCGAGGCGCTGGCCGCCGCGCACGCCGGTGGGGTACTGCACCGCGATGTGAAGCCCGGCAACGTCCTGCTCGGCAGCGACGGCAGGGTGGTGCTCACCGACTTCGGCATCGCGTACATCGCGGGCGAGGAAACGCTCACGCGCGCGGGCGAGTTCGTCGGCTCGCTCGCGTATGCGGCCCCTGAGCGGATGGGCGGACGTCGGCCGGGGCCGGCCTCGGACCTGTGGTCGCTGGGCGTGCTGCTGTTCCAGATGGTGGAGGGCTGGTCTCCCTTCCAGCGGGTCTCCATGGAGGCGACGGTCGCCGCCGTCGTCACGGCGGAGCCGCCCTCGGTATTGCGGGCGGTCGAGTTGGGGCCGCTCATCGCCGAGCTGCTGGCGAAGGAGCCGGAGCAACGGCCGACGCCGGAGCGGGTGGCCGCTGTGCTGCGCGAAGTGGCAGGCCCGGAGGGCGTGTCGGGCGCGGCGCGGGAGCAACGGGCGGGCAGGGCGGAGGCCCCGACCGTGGAGCGCCGGAGGCTTCCCGCCCGGCGGCTGTGGCTGGCGGCCGCGGCGATCGCCGTGGCGCTGGCCCTCGTGCCGGTGGGGATCGCCGCCCTGAAGGACGAGCCCGGCTCTCCCACCCATGGAGGATCGTCCGGGCGGTCCCCGCGCCCTTCGGTCTCCTCGGATCCCGGGCCCACTGCCACCCCGCCCGCGGCGCAGAATGCCGGCAAGGGATATGTGCGCGTACAGGAGAAGTCATTCGCGGTCGACGTGCCGAAGGGGTGGAGCAGGCATGCCCGGAACGCCGACGGACAGTTCCGCTTCACCAAGGGCGACTACGAGTTGATCGTCGTGCCCGGGCGGGACCGCGCCGCAGACACGGCCGGTGACCCGATGACGTACCAGCGCGAGAGCGAACCGGAGTTGGCGCCCTTCCGCGATTCGACCTGGGCCACCTCCAGCGGCATGCGCAGTGCCAAGATCGGCGACACCGAGCGGGCCGACGGGCAGTTCACCTGGGCCACCGACACGGGAAGCCAGGTGTTCGTGAGCAACAGCGCCGTGCTCATCGGCGGCCGCTATCACCTGCTCCTTGTCATTGGCCCCGAGGAGGCAAGGGAGACGGTGACCCGTACCCAGAAGAAGGCCATGGAGTCGTACACCCCGGCGAAGTGA
- the cpt gene encoding chloramphenicol phosphotransferase CPT, giving the protein MTHPTTAPTSTQVIVLNGGSSSGKSGIARCLQSVLPDAWLALGTDTFVDAMPASLTASDSGIDFAADGEVVVGPEFRELEAAWIAGVAAMARAGAHVIVDEVFLGGAASQERWRRALAGLGVLWVGVRCESAVAAGRETARGDRVGGMAAKQAELVHQGVAYDLEVDTTHTESLECARIIAALVK; this is encoded by the coding sequence ATGACGCATCCGACGACGGCTCCGACGTCCACCCAGGTGATCGTGCTCAACGGCGGTTCCAGCTCGGGGAAGTCGGGCATCGCCCGCTGTCTGCAGTCGGTGCTGCCGGACGCCTGGCTGGCACTCGGCACGGACACCTTCGTCGACGCGATGCCCGCATCCCTCACGGCGTCCGACAGCGGCATCGACTTCGCGGCGGACGGCGAGGTGGTCGTCGGCCCCGAGTTCCGCGAGCTGGAGGCGGCCTGGATCGCGGGGGTCGCGGCGATGGCACGCGCGGGCGCCCATGTGATCGTCGACGAGGTGTTCCTGGGCGGGGCCGCCTCGCAGGAGCGCTGGCGGCGGGCCCTCGCCGGGCTGGGCGTGCTGTGGGTCGGCGTGCGCTGCGAGAGCGCGGTCGCGGCGGGCCGCGAGACCGCCCGGGGCGACCGCGTCGGGGGCATGGCGGCGAAGCAGGCGGAGCTGGTCCACCAGGGTGTGGCCTACGACCTGGAGGTCGACACCACGCACACGGAGTCCCTGGAGTGTGCGCGGATCATCGCGGCGCTGGTGAAGTGA
- a CDS encoding MFS transporter codes for MPPLNKLRTTAPGNPTTTPSKPSTSLSRLRTALTVFFALDGFIFAGWVVRIPAIKEQTGASASALGLALLGVSAGAVITMMLTGRLCGRFGSHTVTVACGVLLPLSVALPPLTHSPLTLGLVLLVFGAAYGGINKGQALRLSPISR; via the coding sequence GTGCCGCCACTAAACAAACTCAGGACCACCGCCCCCGGCAACCCCACGACCACCCCCTCGAAGCCCTCGACCTCCCTGTCCCGCCTGCGCACCGCCCTGACCGTCTTCTTCGCGCTCGACGGATTCATCTTCGCGGGCTGGGTCGTCCGGATTCCCGCGATCAAGGAACAGACGGGCGCCTCGGCCAGCGCTCTCGGGCTCGCCCTGCTCGGTGTCTCCGCCGGTGCGGTGATCACGATGATGCTGACCGGGCGCCTGTGCGGGCGCTTCGGCAGCCACACGGTGACCGTGGCCTGCGGGGTCCTGCTGCCGCTGAGTGTCGCCCTGCCGCCGCTGACGCACTCGCCGCTCACGCTCGGCCTGGTGCTGCTGGTGTTCGGTGCCGCGTACGGCGGGATCAACAAGGGGCAGGCACTAAGACTTTCCCCGATTTCGCGCTAG
- a CDS encoding DUF5997 family protein — MTSHQSAQTMKPATAAKKLGVYLEATPAEFQEGAVSRTELNALQAEPPAWLQELRANGPHPRPVVAAKLGVSIAGLARGGVTEALTTEQIEALKAESPEWLQKERATQADVRKETVRIKEKQAEQQAKKNA; from the coding sequence ATGACGTCGCACCAGAGCGCCCAGACCATGAAGCCCGCCACCGCGGCGAAGAAGCTGGGTGTGTACCTCGAGGCCACCCCCGCCGAGTTCCAGGAGGGTGCCGTCTCGCGCACCGAGCTGAACGCCCTGCAGGCCGAGCCGCCCGCCTGGCTGCAGGAGCTCCGGGCGAACGGCCCGCACCCGCGCCCGGTCGTCGCCGCGAAGCTCGGCGTGTCCATCGCGGGCCTCGCCCGCGGCGGGGTCACCGAGGCCCTCACCACCGAGCAGATCGAGGCCCTGAAGGCCGAGAGCCCCGAGTGGCTGCAGAAGGAGCGCGCCACTCAGGCCGACGTCCGCAAGGAAACGGTGCGCATCAAGGAGAAGCAGGCCGAGCAGCAGGCCAAGAAGAACGCCTGA